One segment of Coffea arabica cultivar ET-39 chromosome 7c, Coffea Arabica ET-39 HiFi, whole genome shotgun sequence DNA contains the following:
- the LOC113698175 gene encoding protein IN CHLOROPLAST ATPASE BIOGENESIS, chloroplastic isoform X3, which translates to MSYCATKDVRNEEPELGSHPKRNWATCVDVKNQYQAQKMLALSKTTRNNGLEAQEQKRDPPIFRRGRRRDMKASGGLPFGGPRAAAIGPMLVDRCSPTYRCYTSSSPDHVSFIKEVAATQPPQHLSNLLRMLKVRGDSIISPGAKRGLIPLAIPLSENTSGSVTALLRWPTAPTGMEMPVIQVQKYGVWLLAKNVDQYIHRLLAEEDIKGPQERNDELFHVSVGAGVKLYQKGDFAASGLSSVDTYLMKKVGLFPDILERKIKHHFQKGDHVSALVTGEFYTKREHFPGFGRPFVVNSEVLLKVGRNLEAKDSARVALKSPWWTLGCNYHEVASIARWDDEQIEYIKERVTKEGRQEDIKRGKEPAQVALDEAAFLLDLASVEGTWDDNLERIAECYQEAGLHEIAKFVLYRN; encoded by the exons ATGTCGTATTGTGCAACAAAGGATGTCAGGAATGAGGAACCAGAACTGGGATCACATCCGAAGAGAAATTGGGCCACCTGTGTAGACGTTAAAAATCAATATCAGGCCCAGAAGATGTTAGCCTTATCCAAAACTACACGGAATAACGGATTGGAAGCTCAAGAGCAGAAACGCGACCCACCGATATTCCGTCGTGGCCGGAGGAGGGATATGAAGGCCAGCGGCGGATTGCCTTTCGGAGGTCCACGCGCCGCCGCAATTGGACCTATGCTCGTTGATCGCTGCAGCCCCACATATCGGTGCTACACCTCTTCCTCTCCCG ACCATGTTTCATTTATTAAAGAAGTAGCAGCCACTCAACCTCCACAGCATTTGAGTAATCTACTCAGAATGCTTAAGGTTAGAG GCGATTCAATAATCTCTCCGGGAGCCAAGCGAGGGTTGATTCCTCTTGCTATACCTCTGTCTGAAAACACCTCAG GTTCTGTAACTGCTTTGCTGCGATGGCCTACTGCCCCGACTGG GATGGAGATGCCTGTGATACAAGTACAGAAGTATGGGGTATGGCTTCTAGCCAAGAAT GTGGATCAATACATTCACAGACTCTTGGCAGAAGAAGACATTAAAGGTCCCCAAGAAAGGAATGATGAGTTATTTCATGTCTCTGTTGGTGCTGGAGTGAAACTCTACCAGAAGGGTGACTTTGCTGCATCTGGGCTTTCGAGTGTGGATACATATCTTATGAAGAAG GTTGGCTTGTTTCCAGACATTTTAGAACGCAAAATCAAGCATCATTTCCAGAAGGGGGACCAT GTTTCAGCATTGGTGACTGGGGAATTCTATACCAAAAGGGAGCATTTTCCAGGATTTGGACGGCCCTTTGTTGTCAATTCTGAAGTGCTGTTGAA GGTTGGACGGAACCTAGAAGCTAAAGATTCTGCAAGGGTGGCTTTGAAATCACCATGGTGGACTCTAGGCTGCAACTACCAT GAAGTTGCGAGCATTGCCCGGTGGGATGATGAACAAATTGAGTACATTAAAGAGAGAGTGACCAAAGAGGGAAGACAAGAAGATATAAAAAGGGGAAAGGAACCCGCTCAG GTTGCTCTGGATGAAGCAGCTTTCTTGTTGGATTTGGCTTCTGTGGAAGGCACCTGGGATGACAATTTGGAGCGGATTGCTGAATGTTATCAGGAAGCTGGGCTCCATGAAATTGCCAAATTTGTGCTATACAGAAATTGA
- the LOC113698175 gene encoding protein IN CHLOROPLAST ATPASE BIOGENESIS, chloroplastic isoform X1, whose product MSYCATKDVRNEEPELGSHPKRNWATCVDVKNQYQAQKMLALSKTTRNNGLEAQEQKRDPPIFRRGRRRDMKASGGLPFGGPRAAAIGPMLVDRCSPTYRCYTSSSPDHVSFIKEVAATQPPQHLSNLLRMLKVRGDSIISPGAKRGLIPLAIPLSENTSGSVTALLRWPTAPTGMEMPVIQVQKYGVWLLAKNVDQYIHRLLAEEDIKGPQERNDELFHVSVGAGVKLYQKGDFAASGLSSVDTYLMKKVGLFPDILERKIKHHFQKGDHVSALVTGEFYTKREHFPGFGRPFVVNSEVLLKSVYFFHALLLSAHYSFCVRDLHSYRRVGRNLEAKDSARVALKSPWWTLGCNYHEVASIARWDDEQIEYIKERVTKEGRQEDIKRGKEPAQVALDEAAFLLDLASVEGTWDDNLERIAECYQEAGLHEIAKFVLYRN is encoded by the exons ATGTCGTATTGTGCAACAAAGGATGTCAGGAATGAGGAACCAGAACTGGGATCACATCCGAAGAGAAATTGGGCCACCTGTGTAGACGTTAAAAATCAATATCAGGCCCAGAAGATGTTAGCCTTATCCAAAACTACACGGAATAACGGATTGGAAGCTCAAGAGCAGAAACGCGACCCACCGATATTCCGTCGTGGCCGGAGGAGGGATATGAAGGCCAGCGGCGGATTGCCTTTCGGAGGTCCACGCGCCGCCGCAATTGGACCTATGCTCGTTGATCGCTGCAGCCCCACATATCGGTGCTACACCTCTTCCTCTCCCG ACCATGTTTCATTTATTAAAGAAGTAGCAGCCACTCAACCTCCACAGCATTTGAGTAATCTACTCAGAATGCTTAAGGTTAGAG GCGATTCAATAATCTCTCCGGGAGCCAAGCGAGGGTTGATTCCTCTTGCTATACCTCTGTCTGAAAACACCTCAG GTTCTGTAACTGCTTTGCTGCGATGGCCTACTGCCCCGACTGG GATGGAGATGCCTGTGATACAAGTACAGAAGTATGGGGTATGGCTTCTAGCCAAGAAT GTGGATCAATACATTCACAGACTCTTGGCAGAAGAAGACATTAAAGGTCCCCAAGAAAGGAATGATGAGTTATTTCATGTCTCTGTTGGTGCTGGAGTGAAACTCTACCAGAAGGGTGACTTTGCTGCATCTGGGCTTTCGAGTGTGGATACATATCTTATGAAGAAG GTTGGCTTGTTTCCAGACATTTTAGAACGCAAAATCAAGCATCATTTCCAGAAGGGGGACCAT GTTTCAGCATTGGTGACTGGGGAATTCTATACCAAAAGGGAGCATTTTCCAGGATTTGGACGGCCCTTTGTTGTCAATTCTGAAGTGCTGTTGAAGTCTGTATATTTCTTTCATGCCTTGCTTCTTTCAGCGCATTATTCTTTCTGTGTAAGGGACTTGCATTCATATCGCAGGGTTGGACGGAACCTAGAAGCTAAAGATTCTGCAAGGGTGGCTTTGAAATCACCATGGTGGACTCTAGGCTGCAACTACCAT GAAGTTGCGAGCATTGCCCGGTGGGATGATGAACAAATTGAGTACATTAAAGAGAGAGTGACCAAAGAGGGAAGACAAGAAGATATAAAAAGGGGAAAGGAACCCGCTCAG GTTGCTCTGGATGAAGCAGCTTTCTTGTTGGATTTGGCTTCTGTGGAAGGCACCTGGGATGACAATTTGGAGCGGATTGCTGAATGTTATCAGGAAGCTGGGCTCCATGAAATTGCCAAATTTGTGCTATACAGAAATTGA
- the LOC113698175 gene encoding protein IN CHLOROPLAST ATPASE BIOGENESIS, chloroplastic isoform X2, giving the protein MSYCATKDVRNEEPELGSHPKRNWATCVDVKNQYQAQKMLALSKTTRNNGLEAQEQKRDPPIFRRGRRRDMKASGGLPFGGPRAAAIGPMLVDRCSPTYRCYTSSSPDHVSFIKEVAATQPPQHLSNLLRMLKVRGDSIISPGAKRGLIPLAIPLSENTSGSVTALLRWPTAPTGMEMPVIQVQKYGVWLLAKNVDQYIHRLLAEEDIKGPQERNDELFHVSVGAGVKLYQKGDFAASGLSSVDTYLMKKVGLFPDILERKIKHHFQKGDHVSALVTGEFYTKREHFPGFGRPFVVNSEVLLKDLHSYRRVGRNLEAKDSARVALKSPWWTLGCNYHEVASIARWDDEQIEYIKERVTKEGRQEDIKRGKEPAQVALDEAAFLLDLASVEGTWDDNLERIAECYQEAGLHEIAKFVLYRN; this is encoded by the exons ATGTCGTATTGTGCAACAAAGGATGTCAGGAATGAGGAACCAGAACTGGGATCACATCCGAAGAGAAATTGGGCCACCTGTGTAGACGTTAAAAATCAATATCAGGCCCAGAAGATGTTAGCCTTATCCAAAACTACACGGAATAACGGATTGGAAGCTCAAGAGCAGAAACGCGACCCACCGATATTCCGTCGTGGCCGGAGGAGGGATATGAAGGCCAGCGGCGGATTGCCTTTCGGAGGTCCACGCGCCGCCGCAATTGGACCTATGCTCGTTGATCGCTGCAGCCCCACATATCGGTGCTACACCTCTTCCTCTCCCG ACCATGTTTCATTTATTAAAGAAGTAGCAGCCACTCAACCTCCACAGCATTTGAGTAATCTACTCAGAATGCTTAAGGTTAGAG GCGATTCAATAATCTCTCCGGGAGCCAAGCGAGGGTTGATTCCTCTTGCTATACCTCTGTCTGAAAACACCTCAG GTTCTGTAACTGCTTTGCTGCGATGGCCTACTGCCCCGACTGG GATGGAGATGCCTGTGATACAAGTACAGAAGTATGGGGTATGGCTTCTAGCCAAGAAT GTGGATCAATACATTCACAGACTCTTGGCAGAAGAAGACATTAAAGGTCCCCAAGAAAGGAATGATGAGTTATTTCATGTCTCTGTTGGTGCTGGAGTGAAACTCTACCAGAAGGGTGACTTTGCTGCATCTGGGCTTTCGAGTGTGGATACATATCTTATGAAGAAG GTTGGCTTGTTTCCAGACATTTTAGAACGCAAAATCAAGCATCATTTCCAGAAGGGGGACCAT GTTTCAGCATTGGTGACTGGGGAATTCTATACCAAAAGGGAGCATTTTCCAGGATTTGGACGGCCCTTTGTTGTCAATTCTGAAGTGCTGTTGAA GGACTTGCATTCATATCGCAGGGTTGGACGGAACCTAGAAGCTAAAGATTCTGCAAGGGTGGCTTTGAAATCACCATGGTGGACTCTAGGCTGCAACTACCAT GAAGTTGCGAGCATTGCCCGGTGGGATGATGAACAAATTGAGTACATTAAAGAGAGAGTGACCAAAGAGGGAAGACAAGAAGATATAAAAAGGGGAAAGGAACCCGCTCAG GTTGCTCTGGATGAAGCAGCTTTCTTGTTGGATTTGGCTTCTGTGGAAGGCACCTGGGATGACAATTTGGAGCGGATTGCTGAATGTTATCAGGAAGCTGGGCTCCATGAAATTGCCAAATTTGTGCTATACAGAAATTGA
- the LOC113698174 gene encoding filament-like plant protein 7: MDHKSWLWKRRSTEKTIISDDKTNLSLSRGEEETLLSDKAQLELDLKILNHKLSSAISECNNKDDFAKQQAKIAQEAIAGWEKTETEALSLKQELEKALQQRSVSEERLLHLDAALKECMQQLRFVREEQEKRIHDAVMKTSKEFESTRFVLDQKLVEANKRLAKVDGENGQLSKALLAKEKAIEELHKHTTQMEVDFSSLVTRLESTEKENVSLKYEVRVLEKELEIRNEEREFNRRTAEVAHKQHLESVKKIAKLESECQSLRILVRKRLPGPAALAKMKNEVEMLGRNQAETRRRKSNPSPVSPMDISADMASDTLRQRISFLTEQLCFMEEENRTLKEALNKRLSELESPEQLEGHETAEPEKNKHYLHTFSVASMSDMGSDDKTSCTESSASAFILELEQLRSGKQMGTPSSRTVGASDMSLMDDFVEMEKLAVVSAEDPPGASNRLAENDATQSPLRTQPNGAMIPVCHLSNLSVPSHQILSQNVSPNKAHILFESIIQIVLEQSQVLKRKPSEILDEIKAGLPQFCHPNFQLTDKKESSNQDDALCVTKDMSERSSNVLEEDSSDKGTCNTTATKSSQKVQLNLNKSLHKIIELIEGISIPPLDNGNTELLSRNYDNLLHFKDTETPTGYIGRVFQWKASELSTTLKQFVQTCSDLLNGKSGLETFAEQLACTLEWIMNHCFSLQDVSSMKDAIRSYFDWDESRSESEADSGATNHVSESNKLNIQNGEKCTLPLVSASNDEHSHFQVEEVLPNFRKEFRRLKDELPNKESAENDFEGRLQLEAIKNESLINQLQESNKTSKTLQVEVESPKPMKEKTSHQNQKHKQVKEALERQLMETKNELKEACEKLMYTEKELPNQKSSCQKLNGTYDDQELPMESMVEKGTVDGIANHGRELRTDWEIVAASEKLAECQETILNLGKQLKALASPMEAALFDKVVSSPSNPVVATMTTPKKNTRQRSSLLDKMLAEDKYETEDLKSPKTKEIILEGNSYSVFGPNWTIEPPEKVASSNGVNYSNNEAEIGSLAIVPSKKRGSGGLLKKLLRRGRNSSCKKIVS, encoded by the exons ATGGATCATAAATCATGGCTTTGGAAGAGAAGATCTACTGAGAAGACCATAATTTCCGATGACAAGACAAACCTTTCTTTGAGCAGAGGTGAAGAGGAG ACACTTTTGAGTGACAAAGCACAGCTTGAACTAgatctgaaaattttgaatcacaAGCTTTCTTCTGCCATCTCTGAGTGCAACAACAAAGATGATTTTGCAAAGCAACAGGCAAAAATTGCTCAGGAGGCCATTGCAG GCTGGGAGAAGACAGAGACAGAAGCATTATCTTTGAAGCAAGAACTTGAGAAAGCTTTACAGCAAAGATCAGTTTCTGAAGAAAGGTTACTTCATCTGGATGCAGCTCTGAAGGAATGTATGCAGCAGTTACGTTTTGTTCGAGAAGAGCAGGAGAAAAGAATTCATGATGCTGTTATGAAAACATCAAAAGAATTCGAAAGTACAAGATTTGTACTGGATCAAAAGTTAGTGGAGGCCAATAAAAGACTTGCCAAAGTGGATGGTGAAAATGGTCAGCTCAGCAAGGCACTCTTGGCTAAGGAAAAAGCGATTGAAGAATTACATAAGCATACAACACAGATGGAGGTAGACTTTAGTTCCCTCGTGACCAGACTAGAATccacagaaaaagaaaatgtttcTCTGAAATATGAGGTTCGTGTGCTTGAGAAGGAACTTGAGATTCGAAATGAGGAGAGAGAATTTAATCGCCGAACTGCTGAGGTTGCACACAAGCAACATCTTGAAAGTGTGAAGAAAATTGCAAAGTTGGAATCAGAATGCCAAAGCCTACGCATCCTTGTCCGTAAGAGGTTGCCAGGCCCTGCTGCCTTGGCAAAAATGAAGAATGAAGTGGAAATGTTGGGCAGGAATCAAGCTGAAACAAGGAGAAGAAAGTCCAACCCTTCTCCAGTCAGTCCAATGGATATTTCGGCGGATATGGCTTCTGATACCCTCAGGCAAAGGATCAGTTTCTTGACTGAGCAATTGTGTTTTATGGAAGAAGAAAATAGGACTCTGAAAGAAGCCCTTAACAAAAGATTGAGTGAACTTGAATCACCAGAGCAGCTTGAAGGACACGAGACAGCAGAACCAGAGAAGAACAAGCACTACCTACACACTTTCTCTGTGGCGTCCATGTCTGATATGGGCAGTGATGACAAAACCAGCTGTACTGAATCTTCGGCTTCTGCTTTCATATTGGAGCTGGAGCAATTAAGAAGTGGAAAACAAATGGGCACACCATCCAGCAGAACAGTTGGAGCTTCTGACATGAgtttgatggatgattttgtTGAGATGGAAAAGTTAGCTGTTGTATCAGCAGAAGATCCACCTGGAGCTAGTAATCGTCTAGCGGAAAATGATGCAACCCAGAGTCCCTTGAGAACTCAGCCTAATGGTGCAATGATTCCAGTATGTCATCTGTCTAACCTATCAGTGCCCAGCCACCAAATCCTGTCTCAAAATGTATCACCGAATAAAGCTCATATTTTGTTCGAAAGCATAATACAAATTGTTTTGGAGCAAAGCCAAGTGTTGAAGAGAAAACCAAGTGAAATACTTGATGAGATCAAAGCTGGTTTGCCACAATTCTGTCATCCAAATTTTCAGCTCACTGACAAAAAGGAAAGCTCAAATCAAGATGATGCTTTATGTGTCACAAAAGACATGTCTGAGAGATCTAGTAATGTTCTAGAGGAAGATTCTTCTGACAAAGGAACTTGCAATACTACAGCAACAAAGAGCAGCCAGAAAGTGCAGCTTAATTTAAACAAATCATTACATAAGATCATTGAACTCATTGAAGGGATCAGTATTCCACCCCTGGATAATGGTAACACAGAGTTGTTGTCAAGAAACTATGACAATTTATTACATTTTAAGGATACAGAGACTCCTACAGGCTATATTGGTCGTGTGTTCCAGTGGAAAGCTTCTGAACTCTCAACCACTTTAAAGCAGTTTGTTCAGACTTGCAGTGATTTGTTAAATGGAAAGTCTGGTCTTGAAACATTTGCGGAACAATTAGCATGTACTTTGGAATGGATCATGAACCATTGCTTTTCTCTTCAAGATGTTTCAAGCATGAAGGATGCAATCAGAAGTTATTTTGATTGGGATGAATCAAGAAGCGAAAGTGAAGCTGATAGTGGAGCAACTAATCATGTCTCAGAGTCCAACAAATTGAACATCCAAAATGGAGAGAAGTGCACCTTGCCCCTTGTTTCTGCTTCAAACGACGAGCACAGTCATTTTCAAGTTGAAGAAGTTCTGCCTAATTTTAGAAAAGAATTTAGAAGGTTGAAAGATGAATTGCCGAATAAAGAATCAGCAGAGAATGATTTCGAAGGGAGACTCCAATTAGAGGCTATTAAGAATGAATCCCTGATTAATCAACTTCAGGAATCAAATAAAACAAGCAAGACTTTGCAGGTGGAGGTAGAATCTCCTAAGCCCATGAAGGAAAAAACAAGTCATCAAAACCAAAAGCATAAGCAGGTAAAGGAAGCACTTGAGAGACAGCTCATGGAGACCAAAAATGAATTGAAGGAAGCTTGCGAAAAGCTCATGTATACAGAGAAGGAGCTGCCAAACCAAAAAAGTTCTTGTCAAAAATTGAATGGGACATATGACGATCAAGAGCTTCCCATGGAAAG CATGGTTGAAAAGGGAACTGTTGATGGTATCGCCAACCATGGAAGAGAACTTCGAACT GATTGGGAGATTGTAGCAGCTTCAGAAAAGCTGGCGGAATGCCAAGAAACTATCTTAAACTTGGGGAAGCAGTTAAAGGCATTGGCTTCACCCATGGAGGCTGCCCTTTTTGATAAGGTCGTCTCTAGCCCTTCTAATCCTGTTGTTGCGACCATGACAACTCCTAAGAAGAATACTCGCCAGCGGTCATCTCTCCTAGATAAAATGCTAGCTGAAGACAAATATGAGACCGAGGATCTCAAGTCTCCTAAAACCAAGGAAATTATTCTAGAGGGTAATAGCTATTCTGTCTTTGGCCCGAATTGGACAATAGAACCTCCAGAGAAAGTGGCAAGTTCAAATGGTGTTAATTATTCAAATAATGAAGCTGAGATTGGTTCTTTGGCTATTGTTCCCAGTAAGAAAAGGGGAAGTGGAGGATTGCTAAAGAAGCTGTTAAGGAGAGGGAGAAACAGCAGTTGCAAGAAAATAGTTTCATAA